A section of the Archocentrus centrarchus isolate MPI-CPG fArcCen1 chromosome 20, fArcCen1, whole genome shotgun sequence genome encodes:
- the LOC115799773 gene encoding uncharacterized protein LOC115799773, with product MDDASKQPQSFGSGQQRNHHPRPFFYVQPPSQPYYLYPHWQLNNPYGHFGLPGAFNFGRPCMHPYQYMQYPGLVLPHASIYPLDYRRIFEPRFHAPVWGDMPRQQQCYPQPHGRRETACSEAQTDPSDAITKLIECLDKIRTNEQQGAERELDSGIASQSSGMFSSEEEKKNEERGHILPSESVAVTFSESTAADESSQMILDTLSPQGCWAGRLEEELPLDSSSVHEECPEHEPSAVDQGFLHLGKEIMDIQSDISVIDPAVPRYDAEEPRNSTPASPIFSSSQSALKEVKSSDHVSKVEHPAASLDEAKADRSYQILKLPFDNVVTPGSGGPGRLCSPASPYCYNYLSMQTTHERMSVLSPSLDELSSRDEMFSTDLDDVDLFPKHVYTGRRLKEVIGGSPHAAEDVEEVWRPGTKRFVCACCGKNLSKGTGRSKVQSAKMYMDEPGDSEEEGRYGRGCEQPIRVVVRKHSSPRKTHPLPQRHAAKSWYKRGLHKEPADAAEQDENRDGRKQEPAEREAGEMDSSELQCRTCQDRHCREVLTDDVIPRRRQEMSTQWKVMYHRPRDDDRDDDELPLHWERGSTMRGEPRC from the exons atggaCG ACGCAAgcaaacagccacaatcatttGGGAGTGGACAGCAGAGAAATCACCATCCCAGACCATTTTTCTACGTCCAGCCACCATCTCAGCCTTACTACCTCTACCCACACTGGCAGCTCAACAATCCATACGGTCACTTCGGTCTGCCTGGAG CTTTTAACTTTGGCCGTCCCTGCATGCACCCTTACCAATACATGCAGTACCCTGGCCTTGTTTTACCACATGCTTCAATATATCCACTGGATTACAGGCGAATATTTGAGCCTCGCTTCCACGCTCCTGTCTGGGGCGACATGCCTCGCCAGCAGCAGTGTTATCCGCAGCCTCACGGCCGCCGGGAAACAGCCTGCTCGGAGGCCCAAACTGACCCCAGCGATGCCATAACCAAGCTCATCGAATGCCTGGATAAAATCCGAACCAACGAGCAGCAGGGCGCTGAGAGAGAACTCGACTCTGGAATTGCATCCCAGTCCTCAGGAATGTTTTCttcagaagaagagaaaaagaatgaaGAGCGGGGCCACATCCTGCCTTCAGAGTCTGTTGCTGTGACCTTCAGTGAATCCACTGCGGCTGATGAGTCCAGCCAAATGATTTTAGACACCCTGAGCCCTCAGGGATGCTGGGCAGGAAGGTTGGAAGAGGAGCTGCCCCTCGACAGCTCTTCTGTCCACGAGGAGTGTCCTGAGCATGAGCCATCAGCAGTAGACCAAGGCTTCCTCCATCTTGGGAAAGAGATCATGGATATCCAGTCAGATATCTCAGTGATCGATCCAGCTGTTCCCAGATATGATGCTGAGGAGCCCCGTAACTCCACTCCAGCTTCACCTATATTTTCCTCCAGTCAGTCAGCACTGAAGGAGGTCAAAAGCAGCGACCATGTCTCAAAGGTAGAACATCCAGCAGCATCTTTAGATGAAGCCAAAGCTGATAGGAGCTACCAGATCCTCAAGCTGCCATTTGATAATGTTGTAACACCTGGATCCGGTGGACCGGGCCGCCTCTGCTCCCCTGCTTCTCCTTACTGCTACAACTACTTATCTATGCAAACAACACACGAGCGCATGAGTGTCCTCAGTCCATCTCTGGATGAGCTCTCCTCCAGAGATGAAATGTTCTCTACAGATCTGGACGACGTGGACCTCTTTCCCAAGCATGTGTACACAGGAAGGAGGCTCAAGGAGGTCATCGGTGGATCCCCTCATGCTGCGGAGGATGTGGAAGAAGTGTGGCGGCCGGGTACAAAGAGGTTTGTGTGCGCGTGTTGTGGGAAAAACCTCAGTAAAGGGACGGGCAGGAGCAAAGTCCAGAGTGCCAAGATGTACATGGATGAACCTGGAGACTCTGAAGAGGAGGGCAGATATGGAAGAGGGTGCGAGCAGCCCATCAGGGTAGTTGTGAGGAAGCATTCTTCACCAAGGAAGACTCACCCTCTGCcacaaagacatgcagcaaagTCTTGGTATAAAAGAGGCCTCCACAAAGAGCCTGCAGATGCAGCGGAACAGGACGAAAACCGAGACGGCCGCAAGCAAGAGCCAGCTGAACGTGAAGCTGGAGAGATGGACAGTAGTGAGCTTCAGTGTCGGACCTGTCAGG ACAGACACTGCAGGGAAGTTCTGACAGATGATGTGATTCCCAGGAGGCGACAAG AAATGAGCACTCAGTGGAAAGTGATGTACCACAGGCCCAGAGATGACGACCGCGATGACGACGAGCTGCCACTGCACTGGGAGAGAG GCTCTACGATGAGAGGAGAACCGAGATGTTGA